In Pseudodesulfovibrio sp. JC047, one DNA window encodes the following:
- a CDS encoding L,D-transpeptidase family protein — translation MRILFVVLTLVMSVNMAIAEGWNPTLSSHSFGPERLIAVDKQGQELIMLERKSPLHEVFRFPCTTGQSIGDKFVEGDLRTPEGVYFIGHRINRKLDWDLYGDIAYSLNYPNPIDRINGKTGNGIWLHGRGKTFVPRDTRGCVALKVPDMENVAGESAYGTPVVIARDLDWTQAPGESEATALILGRELEAWATDWQRRDESFFDHYNIDLMTASEGTDFTHFVDRKRGIFSRLAWIQVMVGNVRAVPGPGYWVTWFDQYYRAPGMASTTGKRFYWQKDTSGKWRIVGREYVPASEDLKDKYIASKNAEIRTLVMEWRTAWLARDLDGYGRFYTARAVQGNRRGVQAITNYKKRLWATKAPVKVDIDGVIVTQHPKGLEVAFRQIFESEDGYSDIGRKTLVLTPDGNTWKIESEQWRRGR, via the coding sequence ATGCGCATACTTTTTGTTGTTCTGACATTGGTCATGTCTGTGAATATGGCGATTGCCGAAGGGTGGAATCCCACCCTCTCTTCGCACTCGTTTGGCCCTGAGCGGCTCATCGCCGTGGACAAGCAGGGCCAGGAATTGATTATGTTGGAACGCAAAAGCCCGTTGCATGAGGTCTTTCGTTTTCCCTGCACCACCGGGCAGTCTATCGGTGACAAGTTTGTTGAGGGCGATCTGCGGACGCCCGAAGGCGTGTATTTCATCGGTCATCGTATCAATCGCAAACTCGATTGGGATTTGTACGGTGACATCGCCTATTCATTGAATTATCCCAACCCTATTGATCGAATCAATGGCAAGACCGGAAACGGCATCTGGCTCCATGGGCGGGGCAAGACCTTTGTGCCTCGTGATACGCGTGGGTGCGTGGCTCTCAAAGTTCCGGACATGGAAAATGTGGCCGGAGAATCGGCCTACGGGACACCGGTTGTCATTGCCAGGGATCTGGACTGGACGCAGGCTCCGGGTGAAAGTGAAGCCACTGCATTGATTCTGGGCCGAGAATTGGAAGCCTGGGCCACTGATTGGCAGCGTCGGGACGAAAGTTTTTTCGACCATTACAATATCGATCTGATGACCGCGAGCGAGGGAACGGATTTTACCCATTTCGTGGACCGCAAACGAGGGATTTTTTCTCGGTTGGCATGGATTCAGGTCATGGTGGGGAATGTCCGGGCCGTCCCTGGTCCCGGGTATTGGGTGACATGGTTTGACCAGTATTACCGTGCACCGGGCATGGCTTCGACCACCGGCAAACGGTTCTATTGGCAAAAGGATACATCCGGGAAATGGCGCATTGTCGGGCGAGAATATGTCCCGGCATCCGAAGATCTCAAAGACAAATATATTGCCTCGAAAAATGCCGAAATTCGCACGTTGGTCATGGAATGGCGTACCGCATGGCTTGCCCGGGATCTCGATGGATACGGGCGGTTCTACACCGCTCGGGCCGTTCAGGGAAATCGGCGAGGCGTGCAGGCCATTACCAACTATAAAAAGAGATTGTGGGCCACCAAAGCTCCTGTTAAGGTTGATATTGATGGTGTGATAGTGACCCAACACCCCAAGGGACTCGAAGTCGCATTTCGTCAGATTTTTGAAAGCGAGGACGGGTACAGTGATATCGGACGGAAAACCCTGGTTCTGACCCCGGACGGGAATACGTGGAAAATTGAAAGTGAGCAATGGAGACGGGGTAGATGA
- the pyrE gene encoding orotate phosphoribosyltransferase, translated as MKELKSKLAKLLLELSYKEGDFTLTSGKKSEYYFDCKQTALHPEGGYLIGRLFLEMLKDFDVHGVGGMTLGADPLISSVTVVSHIEGRPLPGFIIRKKSKGHGTNQYLEGLANFSKGDKVVLLEDVCTTGGTLATAAERVRDAGLEIVGVLAVLDREEGGRARLKEAGLELSSIFTRQELLTAGQ; from the coding sequence ATGAAAGAATTGAAGTCCAAACTTGCAAAGTTGTTGCTTGAACTCTCGTACAAAGAGGGCGATTTCACACTGACTTCCGGCAAGAAAAGTGAATATTATTTTGATTGCAAACAGACCGCTCTCCACCCTGAAGGTGGGTATCTGATCGGGCGGCTGTTTCTTGAAATGCTCAAGGATTTCGACGTGCATGGTGTTGGCGGCATGACGCTTGGAGCCGATCCGCTCATCAGTAGCGTGACGGTTGTTTCGCATATTGAGGGACGTCCACTGCCCGGTTTTATCATTCGCAAGAAGTCCAAGGGGCATGGAACCAATCAGTACCTTGAAGGCTTGGCGAATTTCAGCAAGGGAGACAAGGTTGTCCTGCTGGAAGACGTGTGTACCACCGGGGGAACTTTGGCCACGGCCGCCGAGCGTGTGCGCGATGCCGGATTGGAGATCGTCGGTGTTCTTGCGGTCCTGGATAGGGAAGAGGGCGGTCGAGCACGGCTCAAGGAAGCTGGGCTTGAATTGAGTTCCATCTTTACCCGTCAGGAATTATTGACCGCCGGACAGTAG
- the purB gene encoding adenylosuccinate lyase codes for MLERYSRPGMRELWTLENKFRVWLEVELAVTKGWAELGKVPQDVCDEIHAKADFDLDRILEIEETTKHDVIAFLSAVEEKVGPSSRYIHLGCTSSDIVDTANGVLLTRAGAILSEGVDRILNVLDELAHKHKGLICMGRTHGIHAEPTTYGLKFAGFYAEFTRHKERFDAARENIRVGKLSGAVGTFAHLSPELEEKACAILGLKADPHSTQIVQRDRYAQFFTSLAMMAGGIERLGLELRHLQRTEVSEVEEGFTKGQKGSSAMPHKKNPISAENMCGLARLIRSNSMAAMENQALWHERDISHSSVERVIMPDTTALMDYMLHRMSGVLERLVVKEESIQRNLMGSFGLFYSQRILNKLIATGLKRQQAYEMVQKVALRCWENRLQFEDEIRVDAEVNKHLATNDLDEAFDPSYYKRYEDVVFSRVFEGD; via the coding sequence ATGCTTGAACGGTATTCCCGACCCGGGATGAGAGAGTTGTGGACCCTTGAAAATAAATTCAGGGTCTGGCTTGAAGTGGAGTTGGCCGTGACCAAGGGGTGGGCCGAACTCGGCAAGGTCCCTCAGGATGTCTGTGATGAAATTCATGCAAAGGCTGATTTTGATCTGGACCGTATCTTGGAAATCGAAGAAACGACAAAGCACGATGTGATCGCCTTTTTGTCGGCTGTCGAGGAAAAAGTCGGCCCAAGTTCCCGATACATCCATCTCGGTTGTACGTCTTCGGACATTGTGGACACGGCCAATGGCGTGTTGCTGACCAGAGCCGGTGCCATCCTCTCCGAAGGCGTGGACCGCATTTTGAACGTGTTGGACGAGCTGGCTCACAAGCACAAGGGCCTGATCTGCATGGGGCGCACACATGGCATTCATGCCGAACCAACCACCTATGGTTTGAAATTTGCCGGTTTTTACGCCGAATTCACGCGCCACAAGGAACGTTTTGACGCGGCCCGTGAGAATATCCGTGTCGGCAAGCTGTCCGGCGCAGTCGGCACCTTTGCCCATCTCAGCCCTGAGCTGGAAGAAAAAGCGTGCGCCATTCTTGGGCTCAAGGCCGATCCTCATTCCACTCAGATCGTCCAGCGGGACCGGTACGCGCAGTTCTTTACCTCACTGGCAATGATGGCCGGCGGTATCGAGCGGCTTGGTCTTGAGCTTCGCCACTTGCAGCGCACCGAGGTTTCGGAAGTTGAAGAAGGCTTCACCAAGGGCCAAAAGGGTTCTTCGGCCATGCCGCATAAAAAGAATCCGATTTCTGCGGAAAACATGTGTGGACTGGCTCGACTGATTCGTTCGAATTCCATGGCTGCCATGGAAAATCAGGCTTTGTGGCATGAACGCGATATTTCCCACTCTTCAGTGGAACGTGTGATTATGCCCGATACCACCGCTCTGATGGATTACATGCTGCATCGCATGTCCGGCGTGTTGGAACGGTTGGTGGTCAAGGAAGAAAGTATTCAGCGGAATCTTATGGGATCATTTGGTCTTTTCTATTCACAACGAATTCTCAACAAGCTGATCGCCACTGGCCTGAAGCGTCAACAAGCCTATGAAATGGTGCAGAAGGTCGCCCTGCGGTGCTGGGAAAACCGGTTGCAGTTTGAAGACGAAATTCGTGTGGATGCCGAAGTAAATAAGCATCTTGCGACGAACGACCTTGACGAAGCCTTCGACCCTTCGTATTACAAACGCTATGAGGATGTGGTATTCAGCCGTGTCTTTGAGGGGGATTAG
- a CDS encoding zinc ribbon domain-containing protein has protein sequence MPIYEYQCEDCQFVFEEWQSGFEEKEFPCPHCGGKSKRLISHSSFHLKGSGWYADGYGAPKSGSKPGEAQRPSCGGDGDSSTTVDSTPAQTNAASDSSSAGSAS, from the coding sequence ATGCCTATTTACGAGTATCAATGTGAGGATTGTCAATTCGTTTTTGAAGAATGGCAGTCTGGTTTTGAAGAGAAGGAATTTCCGTGTCCACACTGTGGGGGAAAGTCCAAACGACTTATTTCTCACAGCTCTTTTCACCTCAAAGGTTCCGGTTGGTATGCCGATGGATATGGGGCGCCAAAATCCGGGTCCAAGCCGGGCGAGGCGCAACGTCCGTCCTGCGGGGGCGATGGTGATTCTTCGACCACAGTCGATTCAACACCCGCTCAGACGAATGCTGCCTCGGATTCGTCTTCTGCTGGGTCCGCATCCTAA
- a CDS encoding acylphosphatase, whose protein sequence is MKSYKCIVEGEVAGGRFQSWVRSAAETLELTGWVRNIADKKAEILVQGNVEAYAIFREQLMNEAPIVNKGTISCSALDYDKTYTTFETRG, encoded by the coding sequence ATGAAGAGTTACAAATGCATTGTCGAAGGCGAAGTGGCTGGCGGCCGTTTCCAATCCTGGGTTCGATCGGCGGCTGAAACTTTGGAACTGACCGGCTGGGTTCGCAACATCGCGGACAAAAAAGCGGAAATATTGGTTCAAGGCAATGTGGAGGCCTACGCCATTTTTCGCGAACAGCTCATGAACGAAGCCCCCATTGTCAATAAAGGCACCATTTCCTGTTCTGCGCTGGACTATGACAAAACATACACCACATTTGAAACACGGGGTTGA
- a CDS encoding chemotaxis protein has protein sequence MSDTNILLESGTNELEIVEFFLDDKRPNSKYRGYYGINVAKVLEILQMPELTEMPDVTHEAVLGAFNLRNEIIPLIDLAHWLGKDRLPSEAPKVIVTEFNRTKSAFLVSGVTRIHRINWQEVEAPTKYVSSLTANSITGVVKFTNRIIFILDMEKICMELNPDTVPVTDVTDTVKQQLAQKKPRLLLADDSNMARKMIAKILSESGFRVHTEENGEQAWQYLQTIKAKAEKDRQPVTNSINAIVSDIEMPAMDGHSLTKAIKEDPVLKGLPVILCSSIITETLHHKGIAVGADDQVSKAELGELVPRVYKLLEPGRQA, from the coding sequence ATGAGCGACACCAATATTCTGCTCGAATCGGGCACCAATGAACTCGAAATCGTCGAATTCTTTCTTGACGACAAACGCCCCAACAGCAAATACCGTGGATATTACGGCATCAACGTGGCCAAGGTCCTTGAAATTCTCCAGATGCCGGAACTCACGGAAATGCCGGACGTCACACACGAGGCGGTTCTGGGCGCCTTTAATCTGCGCAATGAAATCATTCCACTCATTGATCTGGCTCACTGGCTCGGCAAAGACCGGCTGCCATCCGAAGCACCCAAGGTCATTGTCACGGAATTCAATCGGACCAAAAGTGCCTTTCTGGTGTCCGGCGTGACTCGAATCCACCGGATCAACTGGCAGGAGGTGGAAGCCCCCACCAAGTACGTCTCATCGTTGACAGCCAATTCCATCACCGGCGTTGTCAAATTCACCAACCGGATCATTTTCATCCTGGACATGGAAAAAATATGCATGGAATTGAATCCCGATACGGTTCCTGTCACAGACGTCACCGACACCGTCAAACAACAACTTGCCCAAAAAAAGCCTCGATTGCTTCTGGCAGACGACTCGAATATGGCCCGAAAAATGATCGCCAAGATTCTGTCCGAATCAGGATTTCGCGTTCACACCGAAGAGAATGGCGAACAGGCGTGGCAGTACCTGCAAACCATCAAGGCCAAGGCTGAAAAAGATAGACAACCTGTGACCAACTCTATAAATGCGATAGTTTCCGACATTGAAATGCCTGCCATGGATGGACACAGCCTGACCAAAGCGATCAAGGAAGACCCCGTTCTCAAGGGATTGCCGGTTATCCTGTGTTCTTCGATCATTACGGAGACACTGCATCACAAAGGAATTGCCGTGGGGGCTGACGATCAAGTCTCCAAGGCCGAACTGGGGGAACTTGTCCCCAGAGTCTATAAACTGCTCGAACCGGGACGGCAGGCCTGA
- a CDS encoding DUF885 family protein encodes MKAKLAKKYFTYLAKHFPIMCASGLFPLVPPAVESAKWLDRLDDFSQKGLAKHTNALRRFTDDFRIAASKAETPEGAAQAEAFALNANGVLTELDRIRTWEKAPEMYLHIAFTGLEQAVCFPAKSERIRQKRFLKRLKEVPHLLACAPANIEMISAASRGEAQTIIRDCARYLTDLGSQTLGQTGKARKLLDEALVSLRDYDRFVTACPENPDDLGPSFSIMTENVLGSTRSPDEIYAMAEEEYNNRLASLRWFESKIGKGKTWRELYTEYQGPPTDGLEAMDLIVREIHRLRGFMQESSLAKVFADTGLRIDPHPVHLASTLRPIHLEPALGAWDNEPSRCHVSAQLFSGRGFRDDPTQLARARKEFPFMTAMQTYPGRHLLHSQRRALGDAPMAHITNPLFTAGWLAFAENLMDELGYLEMPLDRLTHHKRGLCRAALAMVDAGLARGSLDQNTCLSILEKAGFSHEEGLHHVKTIRLTPARRAMPILGLYEITRLRKKSRMDLGTFCAALFAEGQVSFARIEERVCAANPRVSKEED; translated from the coding sequence ATGAAAGCAAAACTCGCAAAGAAATATTTCACCTATCTCGCCAAGCACTTCCCAATCATGTGTGCTTCGGGACTTTTCCCGCTGGTCCCTCCTGCTGTCGAATCGGCCAAATGGCTCGACCGACTGGATGACTTTTCCCAAAAAGGTCTCGCAAAGCACACAAATGCATTGCGGCGTTTCACGGACGATTTCCGTATTGCAGCCTCCAAGGCGGAGACGCCTGAAGGAGCGGCTCAGGCCGAAGCCTTTGCCCTGAACGCCAATGGCGTCCTCACGGAGCTGGACCGTATTCGTACCTGGGAAAAAGCACCCGAGATGTATCTGCATATCGCTTTTACCGGATTGGAACAGGCCGTCTGCTTTCCGGCAAAAAGTGAACGCATCCGACAAAAACGTTTTTTGAAACGTCTCAAAGAAGTCCCCCATCTGCTCGCCTGTGCACCAGCCAATATTGAAATGATAAGCGCAGCCAGCCGAGGCGAAGCACAGACCATCATCCGGGATTGTGCCCGGTATCTGACAGATCTGGGCAGCCAAACGCTCGGCCAGACCGGCAAGGCTCGCAAATTGCTGGATGAAGCATTGGTCAGTCTCAGGGACTATGACCGATTCGTCACCGCCTGCCCGGAAAATCCGGACGACCTTGGGCCGTCATTTTCGATCATGACCGAAAACGTCCTCGGGTCCACACGAAGCCCTGACGAGATCTATGCCATGGCCGAAGAGGAATATAACAACCGGCTGGCATCCCTCCGCTGGTTCGAATCCAAGATTGGCAAAGGAAAGACCTGGCGGGAACTCTACACCGAGTATCAGGGGCCGCCGACAGATGGCCTGGAAGCCATGGATCTCATTGTTCGCGAAATTCACCGACTGCGCGGGTTCATGCAGGAATCCTCCCTGGCAAAAGTTTTTGCCGACACGGGATTGCGCATCGATCCCCACCCGGTGCATCTGGCCTCCACCCTGCGGCCCATCCATCTCGAACCGGCCCTCGGCGCATGGGACAACGAACCGTCCCGCTGCCACGTCAGTGCCCAACTGTTTTCTGGCCGGGGGTTTCGGGACGACCCGACCCAGCTGGCCCGGGCCAGAAAGGAATTTCCTTTCATGACCGCCATGCAGACGTATCCGGGTCGTCATCTGCTCCACTCGCAGCGGCGAGCATTGGGAGACGCGCCAATGGCGCACATCACCAACCCGCTTTTCACGGCTGGATGGCTGGCCTTTGCCGAAAATCTCATGGATGAACTCGGCTATCTGGAAATGCCGCTTGATCGCCTGACACATCACAAGCGGGGACTCTGTCGCGCGGCTCTGGCCATGGTCGATGCCGGATTGGCACGCGGATCACTGGATCAGAACACCTGCCTCTCCATTCTGGAAAAAGCCGGTTTCTCACACGAAGAAGGGTTACATCACGTCAAAACGATTCGCCTGACCCCTGCCCGACGGGCCATGCCCATTCTGGGACTGTACGAAATCACGCGACTTCGAAAGAAATCCAGGATGGATCTCGGGACATTCTGTGCGGCACTCTTCGCCGAAGGACAGGTCTCGTTTGCCCGCATCGAAGAACGGGTGTGTGCGGCCAATCCTCGGGTTTCAAAGGAAGAAGATTAA
- a CDS encoding HD domain-containing phosphohydrolase, which produces MTPLKKYIRPGVLRNILRRAHELAGGKSPLAITYEGEVVIVEGTDSFDGFGADLPNTFSTPIQFDDIHSGKVVLRCEDMASSDECTRLLNFIGYSIQELIDMEQARRSIAEEALSKYRELALLHRSVPNINTSLVMRDVVRALIDECRRENYPGELGMIFLLEPGSRQYRLAVQYGFPFGSNLQPMADSDLFIEVAETGRGEIINDLDKDSRWAGELPDLGSMILIPIASPNRCEGLLILASENKGLFEASHRRSLSTLASVAGISVSNSFNFEGVQKLMNAILQALAEAIDSRDPFTAGHSQRVAHLVVAFAHVLNEKGDYAGMIFSDEDLRELYYAGILHDVGKIGIKEDVLTKRTRLSERRMDVIKARFQLFSQCSDFDWASAFAVVSSVNKAMTPADADLEFVRELGTTVLREGGTHLPYLYEDELEHLLLRYGNLTTEERKEIQRHPAESERILQHIPMHGNYGNMLTIIRQHHERLDGSGYPDGLKGDEIIVQSRMMAIVDIYDAVTQERHYKPAYTRSEAVKILEKDAEAGRLDSHLTAAFLKNLERIEALSERVKITRVSNLSEIGNFSAL; this is translated from the coding sequence ATGACACCGCTCAAGAAATATATTCGCCCTGGCGTTTTGCGAAACATCCTCCGCAGGGCGCATGAACTGGCGGGAGGCAAAAGCCCCCTGGCCATCACCTATGAAGGTGAAGTCGTCATCGTGGAGGGGACGGATTCCTTTGACGGATTCGGAGCGGACCTTCCCAACACCTTTTCAACCCCCATTCAATTCGATGACATCCATAGCGGGAAAGTGGTCTTGCGGTGCGAGGACATGGCTTCGTCGGATGAATGCACCCGTCTGCTGAATTTCATCGGATACTCGATTCAGGAATTGATCGACATGGAGCAGGCCCGGCGTTCCATTGCCGAGGAAGCGCTGTCCAAGTATCGCGAATTGGCGTTGCTGCATCGGTCTGTTCCGAACATCAATACCTCTCTGGTCATGCGGGACGTGGTTCGTGCCTTGATCGACGAATGCCGTCGGGAAAATTATCCTGGTGAATTGGGCATGATTTTTCTTTTGGAACCGGGGTCCAGACAATATCGACTGGCCGTTCAATACGGATTTCCCTTCGGGTCCAATCTGCAACCGATGGCCGACAGTGATCTTTTCATAGAAGTGGCGGAGACCGGACGAGGCGAGATCATCAACGATCTGGACAAGGATTCGCGATGGGCGGGAGAGCTTCCCGACCTCGGGTCCATGATTCTGATTCCGATCGCTTCACCCAATCGATGCGAAGGGTTGCTTATTCTGGCTTCGGAAAACAAGGGGCTGTTCGAGGCTTCCCACAGACGGAGTCTGTCCACTCTGGCCTCGGTCGCCGGAATTTCCGTGAGTAACTCCTTCAATTTCGAAGGGGTGCAGAAGCTGATGAATGCGATCCTGCAAGCTTTGGCCGAAGCCATTGATTCCCGTGATCCGTTTACTGCCGGTCATTCGCAACGCGTGGCGCATCTGGTGGTCGCATTTGCCCATGTGCTGAACGAGAAAGGGGATTACGCCGGGATGATCTTCTCGGATGAAGATCTCAGAGAATTGTATTATGCCGGTATATTGCACGATGTGGGCAAGATCGGCATCAAAGAGGATGTCCTGACCAAACGGACGCGGTTGAGCGAGCGTCGCATGGATGTCATCAAGGCCCGTTTTCAGCTTTTCAGCCAGTGCAGTGATTTTGATTGGGCGTCTGCGTTTGCAGTCGTCAGTTCCGTGAACAAGGCCATGACACCGGCCGACGCTGATCTGGAGTTTGTCAGGGAGCTGGGGACCACCGTGCTTCGTGAGGGCGGAACGCATCTCCCGTATCTTTATGAGGATGAATTGGAACATCTGCTGTTGCGTTACGGCAACCTGACGACCGAGGAGCGCAAGGAGATTCAACGTCATCCGGCTGAGAGTGAACGCATCCTTCAGCACATCCCCATGCACGGCAACTATGGCAACATGCTGACCATTATCCGGCAACATCATGAGCGGCTCGACGGATCGGGGTATCCGGACGGTCTGAAAGGGGACGAAATCATCGTGCAAAGTCGCATGATGGCCATTGTCGATATCTATGACGCCGTGACGCAGGAGCGACATTACAAGCCCGCATACACCCGCAGCGAAGCGGTCAAGATTCTGGAAAAGGATGCTGAAGCCGGTCGGTTGGATTCGCATTTGACCGCCGCATTCCTGAAGAATCTCGAACGGATCGAGGCCTTGTCCGAACGGGTCAAGATCACCCGTGTCAGCAATCTTTCAGAAATCGGAAATTTCTCCGCCCTTTAA
- a CDS encoding response regulator, whose product MAKKILIVDDEVHIKMLLEQTLEELEDEFEVELFTASDGEEGLDFIQKKRPDLVFLDIMMPKMNGYEVCSVVKEDETLQGVKIILLTAKGQEVDRKQGMELGALMYMTKPFDPDEILRVSKEALDL is encoded by the coding sequence ATGGCCAAGAAGATCCTCATTGTTGATGACGAGGTTCATATCAAAATGTTGCTTGAACAGACGCTTGAAGAGCTTGAAGACGAGTTTGAAGTCGAGCTGTTCACGGCGTCTGACGGTGAGGAAGGGTTGGACTTCATACAGAAAAAACGTCCAGATTTGGTCTTTTTGGATATCATGATGCCCAAGATGAACGGATATGAAGTCTGTAGTGTCGTCAAAGAAGATGAGACGTTGCAAGGTGTTAAAATTATTTTGCTGACTGCCAAGGGGCAGGAAGTTGATCGCAAGCAGGGGATGGAGCTTGGCGCGCTGATGTACATGACAAAGCCATTTGATCCTGATGAAATTCTCAGGGTCTCCAAGGAAGCTCTGGACCTGTAA